In Musa acuminata AAA Group cultivar baxijiao chromosome BXJ2-8, Cavendish_Baxijiao_AAA, whole genome shotgun sequence, one genomic interval encodes:
- the LOC135618811 gene encoding kinesin-like protein KIN-14O, whose product MVQQLNSLGLDLSSGTATESELPATPSVVYMDVNVVPEHDKEGLASTISSLQGMEMSELRSKQIYLDAKRREALDKILDIKGSIRVFCRVKLMDERKAASPISTEADKITVRSAGTRKEFVLDRVFHPESTQEDVFREVKPILRSALDGHNVCILAYGQTGTGKTHTMEGNNGRPGIVPRAIEELFHQISQDESASFTLSMSMLEVYMGSLRDLFVHRRSPARVTHWIPKCNLSILRSSDGTVEIEGLTDVQVTDVKQARRWYARGKHARSTSWTNVNDASSRSHCLTRITISRSNDAVDGTNNLVSKIWLVDLGGSERLLKTGATGQTLDEGRAINLSLSALADVIAALRRRRDHIPYRNSKLTRLLSDSLGDGSKVLMIVHVSPGEDDAGETVCSLSFATRVRAVEANREPSEDTKKRKQQRVAELVQGVQEAEEELRRVRDQMERTAKLIQEKTNTLRVDLRGSPRSPLTLNPVELDGGDTKTAEKPVQRARAAPVPRFMSSTACSRRRQQQAAESLGRARRRSTDLRGSQSHSCYQTSKKMTVAYRRRDPPLSLQCNPLNVSHDSVDSRGSWSSSKTKKVSNSNPNLRVALHQQHRRRMSDLI is encoded by the exons ATGGTGCAGCAGCTGAACAGCCTCGGTTTGGATCTCTCGAGCGGGACAGCGACCGAATCGGAGTTGCCGGCTACTCCCTCGGTGGTTTACATGGACGTCAACGTCGTCCCCGAGCATGACAAAGAAGGACTGGCATCCACGATCTCCAGCCTCCAAGGCA TGGAGATGTCGGAGTTGAGATCGAAGCAGATATACCTCGACGCTAAACGGCGAGAGGCTCTCGACAAGATACTAGACATCAAAG GAAGCATCAGGGTGTTCTGCCGAGTTAAGCTCATGgatgagagaaaggcggcgtcgcCCATCTCCACCGAAGCAGACAAGATCACTGTTCGATCGGCCGGAACGAGGAAAGAATTCGTCCTCGACCGGGTGTTCCACCCGGAGTCAACGCAAG AGGATGTCTTCCGAGAAGTCAAACCGATCCTGAGATCTGCGCTCGATGGTCACAACGTCTGCATCTTAGCATATGGTCAGACTGGAACGGGGAAGACGCACACAATG GAAGGAAACAATGGCCGTCCGGGGATCGTTCCTCGAGCCATAGAAGAACTCTTTCATCAGATTTCTCAGGACGAATCAGCTTCGTTTACCTTGTCGATGAGCATGCTTGAAGTCTACATGGGAAGCCTCAGAGACCTGTTCGTCCACAGGCGATCTCCAGCTCGAGTCACGCATTGGATTCCTAAATG CAATCTCAGCATCCTGAGGAGCAGCGACGGCACGGTGGAGATCGAGGGACTCACAGACGTGCAGGTGACCGACGTGAAGCAGGCTCGCCGGTGGTATGCCAGGGGGAAGCATGCTCGCTCTACCTCCTGGACTAACGTCAACGATGCCTCGAGCCGGTCGCACTG CTTGACCAGAATTACCATCTCTCGATCGAACGACGCGGTGGACGGCACTAACAATCTTGTTAGCAAGATTTGGCTGGTGGATCTCGGCGGCAGCGAGCGCTTACTGAAGACAGGCGCCACCGGACAGACGCTGGACGAAGGGCGGGCGATCAATCTATCGCTATCTGCGCTTGCTGATGTTATTGCTGCTCTAAGAAGGAGGCGCGATCACATCCCTTACAG GAACAGCAAGCTCACTCGGCTCCTCAGCGACTCGCTAG GAGATGGGTCGAAGGTTTTGATGATCGTGCACGTCAGTCCTGGCGAAGACGACGCAGGGGAGACTGTATGTTCTCTGAGCTTTGCTACGAGAGTCAGAGCTGTGGAGGCAAACAGAGAGCCGTCAGAG GACACCAAGAAACGGAAGCAGCAGCGCGTCGCAGAGCTCGTGCAGGGAGTCCAAGAGGCCGAAGAAGAGCTGCGGAGGGTGAGAGACCAGATGGAGAGGACCGCGAAGCTGATCCAGGAGAAGACGAACACCTTGCGAGTTGATCTAAGGGGATCACCGAGAAGCCCCCTGACACTAAACCCTGTGGAACTCGACGGAGGAGACACCAAGACGGCAGAGAAGCCAGTGCAAAGGGCACGCGCAGCTCCGGTTCCTCGTTTCATGTCCTCCACGGCGTGCagccggcggcggcagcagcaggctGCAGAATCACTGGGCAGGGCGAGAAGGAGATCGACGGATTTGCGTGGATCGCAGTCGCACAGCTGCTATCAAACGTCAAAGAAGATGACAGTGGCATACAGGCGAAGAGATCCGCCATTGTCATTGCAGTGTAATCCACTGAACGTGAGCCACGACAGCGTGGATTCAAGGGGATCCTGGTCATCATCGAAGACCAAGAAGGTCTCTAATTCTAATCCTAATCTGAGAGTTGCATTGCATCAGCAGCATCGAAGAAGGATGTCTGATCTAATCTAA